CCTCCTGCGCGCTCCCGACAGGGAGAAGGGAACGGCCCCCTGATGGTCACGACACTGCTCGGCCATGTCGCCGTCAACCCACGGGGCACCGCGTTGGTCGACGCCCGCGGCGTCACCACGTGGTCGGTCCTCAACGATCGCTGCAACCGCTGGATCTGGGTCCTGCGCGGCCTCGGCATCGGCCCGGGCGACCGCGTCGCGGTCATGGCCGGCAACCGCAGGGAATCGTGGGAGGTGTTCCTCGCCTGCCTCCACACCGGCGTGGTCGTCGTCCCCGTCAGCTGGGAGCTGGACGTCGAGGGCGTCGCCCACATCCTCCGCCACTCCGGCGCTCGCGTCCTCGTCGTGGAGTTCGCGACGGTCGACATCGCCATGCTGGCCGTCACCCACGTCGACACCGTCGAGGCCGTCCTCGACCTCGACGCACCGATCGATCAGGCGCGGTCGGCCGAGCATGCGCTGGCGCAGGTTCCCGCGGTCGAGCCGGACGGGCAGGTCGCGGGCGGCCCGATGTTCTACACCTCGGGGACCACCGGCGCGGCCAAGGGGGTCCTGTCGGCGGGACTCGGCGGCGCCGGGCAGCCCGTGGAGTCCCTGGCTGCAACCGCCGCGGCCGTCTGCGGCGGGGTCGGCTTCCCCCCTGACGGCACGGCCATGATCGTGGGCCCGTCCTACCACTCCGGGCAGTTCGTCCTGGCGACGTTCCCGCTGCTGTTCGGGCAGACGCTGGTCATCCACCGGGCGCCCGACCCGGCCGCCGTCCTCCGCGAGATCGATCGGCGCCAGGTCACGAACCTGCTGCTGCTGCCCAAGGACTTCATCGACCTGCTGGCGTTGCCCGACCGGGTCCGCGACGGCTTCTCCGGCCGCTCTCTGCGTGTGGTCCTCCACGGCGGCGCGCCGTGCCCGCCGGACGTGAAGCGGCGGATGATCGAGTGGTTCGGTCCGGTCGTCACCGAGTACTACGGGGCCACCGAGGGCGGGCTGTTCGCGTTGGCGTCATCCGCGGAGTGGGCACGCGTCCCCGGGACCGTGGGCCGTGTCCTGCCGTTCCTCGAGTGCCGGGTCGTCGATGCCGCCGGGCAGGAGGTCGAGACCGGGCAAGAAGGCGTCCTGTACTTCCGCAACCGGTCAGGTGCCGCGTTCAGCTACCACGGCGATCCCGACCGAACGGCGGCCGCGCACCTCGAACCGGGGCTCTTCACCGTCGGCGACGTTGGCCACCTCGACGCCGACGGCTTCCTGTTCGTGTCCGGGCGGGAGGCGCACCTGCTGACCGTGGAGGGGCAACGCGTCCACCCCAACCGCGTCGAGCAGGTGCTGTCGGCCCATGCCGCGGTGGCCGACGTCGCCGCGTTCGCCGGACCCCACCCCTCGGGCCCGGGCGACTGCATCCACCTCGCCGTGATTCCCGTCGCCGACCAGTCGGGCGCAACGAACGCCGACACCGTGGTGGACGACCTGCTCGTGTTCGCCGCCGAACGCCTGCCGGCCGCGGCGGTGCCGCGCCGGATCCACGTGGTCGACACGATCCCCAGGTCCAGCGCAGGGAAGATCCTGCGCCACGAGCTCCGCACCACGCTGGCGGAACGGCCCTACACGACCTCGTAGATGTCGTAGTGGATCGTGCCGGCATCGACGACGGCACGGCCGACGCTCAGGATGGTGTTGAGCCACAGGTAGCGCGGGTCACCGGTCTCGAAGATCGGGGCGGCGTACAGCGGCTTGGTTCCCACCCCCAGGGAGTGGTCGGTCCGGCCGTAGTAGCGGACGAAGACCAGGGCGTCGTCGTGGGTGCGGATCGTGAACTGCACGTCGATGTGGGCCGATCCGTCAGGCCCCTCCAGCAGCCAGTCGATGGCGCTGGGACCGACCAGACGTCCCGACAGCCGCTCCCCCTCGTAGACCACGTCGGTCATCTCGATCAGCACCCGACGGCCCCGTGGCGTGTCGGCCTGCACGATGGCCTCCCCGAGCGTGATGCGGCCTGTGGTGAGGGGCACCAAGCGAGGCATGACCCCGACCAGCGCGACGTCCTCGGGTGGTGCCGGCGCCTGCAGCGCCGTCTGGACCCTCGCTGCCCGCAGGGCCGAGCCCTCGGGTGAATCCGTCACGTCGCCTCCTCGTTGCCTCGACGAACCGAATGAACAGCGCGCCTCGGCGACCGGAAGGAGGACGAGTCGTGGGAGGGATACTACTGCGGTCCGCCGACGTCCATCCGGGCTCGGGGAGGGTCGATCAGGGGCGTCGTCGACGCGAGGGCAGCAGCGCCGTTGCACCGAGGGCCACCGCGCCCAGGGCCAGCGCATCGGTGGGCAGTTCGGTGTGGCCGTCCAGCGGCAGGACCGACCCGTCGGTGGACACGGTGACCTGCTCGCCGAGGGGAACGGCGTCGTCGACCGGAGTGCCCCAGCGGCCCCAGGTGTTGCCCTCGTCGACGGCCAGCGGCTCGACGTCCTCGATGCCCTCGACCTCGATGATCCACAGGCCACGGCCCGGGGCGTTGGTGTCCTTGCCGGTCGCGCCGTACTCGAAGGACGAGCCGTACACGTAGCCGTGCCACGCGTAGGCGGAGAAGAAGCCGGACTCGGCGGGCTCGAAGAACGCGTGGGAGGTGGGGGTGCCGGTCACGCCGTCGACGACGGGGGTGTAGTCGGCGATCTCGATACCGGCGTCGTACCAGCCACCGACCATCAGGTTGGTGTCGCGGACGAAACCGTAGAAGTGGCTGGTGCAGAACTCGCCGTTGGTGTCGGTCGGCGAGAACGTGCCGGTCACCACGGGCAGCTGGGGGACGTCGACGTTGTAGAACCACGTCGCGCCGATGGGGTGGGCGGCGTTCTTGCCGCCGGTGCACACGGCCTCGGGCGTGCCGGCCGCGGCCCCGGCAGTTTCGTCACCGAGGACCAGCGTGCGCTCGTCGGGGGTGAACCGCGAGCCGTGGTGGATGCTGATCCCGGGGTTGGGGATGACGGCGACCTCCGTCGGGGTCCGCGGGTCCGATAGGTCCCAGATGTAGGACGCGGTGATGCCCGCGCAGGCGTACAGCTGTCGGGTCGGGGCGATGCCGGAGTCGTGGCAGCCGTCCATCGCCGTCGGCGACCAGTCGCGGACCGACTTGATGGTGATGGCTTCGGGGAAGTCGGGCTGGCCGGCCTTGCCGACCTGGCCGGCGGCGCGGAGCTCGTCGAGCTTCTTGAGGTCGACGAATCCCCACGGCGGGTCGACGGAGTTGAACTCGGCCATGTTCAGGTAGACCAGCCCCTCGGGGCCGTTGATGGTCAGGTTGTGCACGCCGGAGGGGATGCCGTGGTCGCTGCCGAAGAAGGCGACCAGGCGTGGGCGGGCGGGGTCGGTGATGTCGAAGACCCGGACACCCCTGTCACCGGGGGCCTCGTCGAGGTTGGCGGGATCGGTGGGGTCGCCGTCCTGGCAGGCACGCGCCGAGCCGTCCCACACCTGGATGGCGTAGTTCTCCCACACGCCCGCGTCGGAATGGAACCCGCCGCACGTCGATGCCGCCAGCAGCGCCGGCGTGGTCGGGTCGGTCACGTCGATGATCGACAGGCCCGGTACCGCGGTGCCGCCCATGACGACGATGTCCTTGGTGTCGTCGATGACCTCGCCGTTCCAGACCTGGCGGCCGTCGCGGCGCTGGAACTGCATGTCGGAGGTGGCGGCGACCGGCAGGCTCGCGACGAAGTCGACGTTGTCGCTCTGCCGGGTGATGTCGACGTCGGCGACGTCCGTGATGGCCTCCACGTCGCTGGCGATGTCGTAGGTCCCGTCCCACCAGTCCGAGGCGGGGTGGGCCATGGCGGTGCCGGGGACGGTGGCCACCAGCCCGACGACGAGCAGGAGCAGTGCGAGCGCGCGAGTCCTCATGTCCCCCGGTTCGACGTCGAGGAGCCGGATTCCTGCCCGGACCGGTTCGACGGGGACCGGTTCGACGGGGGCCGGTTCGACGGGGGCCGGTTCGACGTCGGGCGGGCCGATCAGCGCGGGTCGATGAACCTGCCCCCGCGTGGGATCGGGCCGCAGGCCCGGAGGGCGGCGACGA
The nucleotide sequence above comes from Euzebya pacifica. Encoded proteins:
- a CDS encoding AMP-binding protein, whose product is MVTTLLGHVAVNPRGTALVDARGVTTWSVLNDRCNRWIWVLRGLGIGPGDRVAVMAGNRRESWEVFLACLHTGVVVVPVSWELDVEGVAHILRHSGARVLVVEFATVDIAMLAVTHVDTVEAVLDLDAPIDQARSAEHALAQVPAVEPDGQVAGGPMFYTSGTTGAAKGVLSAGLGGAGQPVESLAATAAAVCGGVGFPPDGTAMIVGPSYHSGQFVLATFPLLFGQTLVIHRAPDPAAVLREIDRRQVTNLLLLPKDFIDLLALPDRVRDGFSGRSLRVVLHGGAPCPPDVKRRMIEWFGPVVTEYYGATEGGLFALASSAEWARVPGTVGRVLPFLECRVVDAAGQEVETGQEGVLYFRNRSGAAFSYHGDPDRTAAAHLEPGLFTVGDVGHLDADGFLFVSGREAHLLTVEGQRVHPNRVEQVLSAHAAVADVAAFAGPHPSGPGDCIHLAVIPVADQSGATNADTVVDDLLVFAAERLPAAAVPRRIHVVDTIPRSSAGKILRHELRTTLAERPYTTS
- a CDS encoding DUF3237 domain-containing protein; translation: MTDSPEGSALRAARVQTALQAPAPPEDVALVGVMPRLVPLTTGRITLGEAIVQADTPRGRRVLIEMTDVVYEGERLSGRLVGPSAIDWLLEGPDGSAHIDVQFTIRTHDDALVFVRYYGRTDHSLGVGTKPLYAAPIFETGDPRYLWLNTILSVGRAVVDAGTIHYDIYEVV
- a CDS encoding LVIVD repeat-containing protein, translated to MRTRALALLLLVVGLVATVPGTAMAHPASDWWDGTYDIASDVEAITDVADVDITRQSDNVDFVASLPVAATSDMQFQRRDGRQVWNGEVIDDTKDIVVMGGTAVPGLSIIDVTDPTTPALLAASTCGGFHSDAGVWENYAIQVWDGSARACQDGDPTDPANLDEAPGDRGVRVFDITDPARPRLVAFFGSDHGIPSGVHNLTINGPEGLVYLNMAEFNSVDPPWGFVDLKKLDELRAAGQVGKAGQPDFPEAITIKSVRDWSPTAMDGCHDSGIAPTRQLYACAGITASYIWDLSDPRTPTEVAVIPNPGISIHHGSRFTPDERTLVLGDETAGAAAGTPEAVCTGGKNAAHPIGATWFYNVDVPQLPVVTGTFSPTDTNGEFCTSHFYGFVRDTNLMVGGWYDAGIEIADYTPVVDGVTGTPTSHAFFEPAESGFFSAYAWHGYVYGSSFEYGATGKDTNAPGRGLWIIEVEGIEDVEPLAVDEGNTWGRWGTPVDDAVPLGEQVTVSTDGSVLPLDGHTELPTDALALGAVALGATALLPSRRRRP